The genomic region GGAGGATGCCCAGGTACGCGCGCCTGCATCCCCGGCTCTTCCTTCCAGCAGAAGGTCGGGACGGACCCGGTGCCCCATGGAGTCCGCCGCTGTCAGCTGACGCCGAGGGAACCGAGGGGCTTGGCACCTCCCCAACGCCGCCCGGTCCGCCCTCTCTAGCCGGTTTGGAGGAGACCTCGAATCACCCCTCCCTGGAGCGGCGTTCTCCGTACGCCGAGAGGGAGCTAGCCTGCGCTTACCTTCCGGCGCCGGCGGCGGCTCCTGCCGCTTTCCGCGGGACAGGAAGGCCTTGGGCAGCAGCAGCGACACGGCCAGGACGAGCCCCGAGGCCAGGGCCACCCTCCGCACGGTGGAGTACGCCATGGCCGCCGCCCTCGCCACAGGTGCAGACGCCAGCCGGAACCGGAACCGCCGCGCCGGCGGCCTCCTCCGACCGAACCGTGGGCTGCGCGGACGGCGACGCGCGAGGGACAAGTGCGCGAGGCACCCGCACGGCGGTCCCCGTCTCCGTACTCGCACCCGCGCCAACTGGAAACTCCTCCCTCTCCACGCCCCGCGGTGCGTTCTGCTCCCCTGCGAAAGGCTGGCGGTTGTGCGCTTCCTTCTCCCCGTCCGGCTGGCCGCCCTGCTCGCCTCCCGCCCCCGACCACGCCAGCGAGCTCCTTCCCGCCAGCAGCTCCCACCGCTCGCAGCCAGCCTCCGTCTGCAGCCAAACGGGAGAATGTAAGCGCGTCTAAAGATCTCGCTCCACGGTGCGAAACCTTTCACGAACACCTCTGGATCCTCAGCACAACCCTCACATCTATCTGTGACCTCAAGGCCCTGACCGATCTGGTCTGAACAGTGGTGCATCCGGACTAGATCATTTGCTCTTTCCCTAGCAGATTCTTTGCTTTCAGGGAAGCTTGGTTTGTcccgttccctctgcctggaaaattCCTAACGTCATCTCCGCCGGTTAAAAACTCTGAAGAACTGAAAAATTCTACCTCCATGAGACTTCTCCAGTcagcccctccttcctctgtATTCCCACAGTCCTTCCTTCGTGTCTTTATTATTTATACACattaaataataagcatttagTTCCTAAAATGTATCAAATCGGGAAATGGCACTATAGGGTCTGATGAATAAGATGGGTTTCCTTATGGGGCAGATAGGTATCTAAACACGAAAATGCAGGAAATATTCTGGACTCTGGAACAGTCAGCTCAACTGGAAGCTCCTGAAAGTAGGTGAAATTTGAGTTTTTGAAGAACAAGTCACTAGACAGGTGGGAGGAGTTAGAGTATTCAGACAAAGGttgcaaagaaagcaaaggcatGAAAGCCTGTGTGCCTTCCAAAGATGACTAGTGATTCATTTTGGCCGGGCCATAGGGCTGGTGACAGGATATAAAGTGATAAGGCTACAAATATAAACAGGAGTGAAATTGTGAGAAGCCTGGATATAACTTCCAGTTCAACACGGCAGATGGAACACACCCATTTATCTttccacaaaaatgaaaataaagagaaaataaagtcttGTATCTACTACAAGACTAAggagaatgaaaatataacagaCAAGAAATGTCAACATTTTGTAAGATGCAACATTATCCAATAGAAATGACAGTCAcgtatgtaatttaaaattttctagtagccacgtTAAAAAAGCGAACAGGTGAAATTCGTTTAATAcgttttatttaacccaatatacccaaagtattatttcaacatgtgTAGCACTCGTAAGTCACATTTCAATGGCTTAATAgccatgtgactagtggctaccatattgggcagTGCAGGTGTAGAGCATAAAAAGAAGTACCTACGGAGGGAAAGCCCCTAAGAGGAAAACTAATTTGCCCCTCAGAAGCTAGGAGGTCTTAAAAATTGAGTTCCTTTAAAGGCAGAGATGTGGAGTGGGGCTGAATAAAGGATTGGTTGAAAGTCTGGTTAAGAAGCAGGTGAggttgggcgcttgggtggctcagttggttaagcaactgccttcagctcaggtcatgatcctggagtcccgggatcaagtcctacatcgggcttcctgctcagcagggagtctgcttctccctctaaccctcttccctttcgtgctttctctctctctttctctctctgaaataaataaataaaatcttaaaaaaaaaaaagcaggtgagATCCTCCAAATCTTGTTCCTCAATTATTGCAGCTGGGTGGTTGCCCCTGTCAGCATTGCTCAGGCATCATCATTGTTGATATCAACATCACTAAAagttattgagtacttattattTCCTGATATTTTACATGTCATAACAATTGATTCTAAGTTTTATGAAGTAAGCAATATAAtatacccactttacagatgagaaaaaccaAGCAACAGAAAGCTTATGTAACTCCCCAACAATTACACAGTATCAATCGAAAGCTTTTACTTGAACCCAGGCATGCTTACTCCAGGACTTGCTCTCTTAACCACCAGTTTTACTCTCTGGAACCAGGGAAGCTCTGGACTCATGGACAACAGGTGCAGCCTATGGAGGTGATACCTTATGGGATATGACTTCTAAGAGGTGCAGAGAAAACTGTGATGACCCACCCCCAAAATTCTGACTTGGGTGACTGGATAGGCATTGATTCCATATAACAGCATTTTGAAAACAGAAGAATCAGGTTCGTGAGAGAAGGAGTTCAGATTTTGACTAGTTGAATTTGAGTTCCATGAAATATCCAGGTACTGCTATCCAGTTGGATATATGGGTCTGAAACTCACAAGAGATGTTTGGGCTAGAAACAAATATGGAAGCGACTGGCCCTTCAATAGTTAAGTGAAGTCTGGGAGAAGATAACATCAGCAAGAGTGCTCATATAGAGTGAGGAGAGGCCACAGTAGGAAACCTAGATTACACCATTATGTTGAAGTTCCCAAGTATGAGGACAGAAATGGGGTGGAAATGAAGATAGTGATCCAGGTGTTAAAAAGTCTCCAATAAGGAGTTACTGGGAAGTTAGAAGGTGACAGAAACAGAAGGTGTAATGAGCAGCCAGAAGACATGCTCTTGTATGGAGTGGTAGGTTTTGTGTTTGCTGGTTTTGAGAGTGGTTGTAGCGGCAGCAGGCTCTCCTAGGCATACTTCTAAGTCCTTTACATGGAAACATGCATTTATGAGAATACAAAACTCTGAATAAATGCCTGACCCTAATTGTTAAAGCTTAATCTCATGTATTTTTTATCATTCTGCCCTTGAACAAACCTTTTTTCCTCCCGCCTACCATCCCACTGCCGTGGAACTTGTAAATTGCTCCCTTAGAAGCTTTCTGCCATGTTCCTGGCGTTCTTATCCCTATGCTAGTTGCCTTCCTAACGTTCCTGATTTACCTTTATTCCACCTATCTTGACATCCAATTTCAGCCCAGAAACAAACTGCTCATGGATCACAAGACCCAGGACAGAAAACCTACCTTTCTCCGGTGTACAGTAGGAAGCAGAGAAGGGCTCTTCCAGCCTTAAACCCCCAAAGAAGGGGAAGacctccatctccttctcctcaGAATCTCGTTCTACTTTGTCTTTTAATGACCAGCAGGGCTCCCCGATATGAGGCCCGGGAGGGCCCACAGCCGGAGCCACTTATCTGCAGCTGCTGCCAATgatttccttccctccacccctttcACAGCTGACCTTGCCTAATATAGAAGGCCCAAATAAATCTGAACTGCTTCCAAGAAGCTCTCCCGGATGCTCCAGCTCATGCTAACTCTTCTTTCATTGAATTGCTGTGGACACTGTTTATCATGGGTTTGCTGTGTTTTTTCACCTGGACAGGAACCCCAGGAGGATAGGGTTATATCTTCTTTCCATGACATGACCAAGCACGGAACAGGCTCACAGTAGGTACTTACCGAAGTATGAGCCTACTGttttcacacacatacacccccccacacacacatatactgaTTTTGCCACAGCTCCAAGCAACTATCCATCTTCCTAGGAATCAACAGTCAGAGTTTCCTGGAAGAGTCAACCCAATAGATATATAAActaccagttataaaataaataagtcctggggatgtcatgtacagcatggtgactgtggttagtaataatgtattgtatatttgaaagttgctaagaaagatcttagaagttctcattataagaaaaaaatcgtACCTATGTGTAGTGATCGATGTTAGCTAGACTTATTTTGGTCagcatttcacaatatatgcaaatattgaatcatgttgtatatctgaaactagtATGTTCTTTTCTAAAGCTAATGTGTTCTATGTcaatattcaatatatttatatttcaattaaaaaagatatgGTTAAAAAAAGGAGTCACCCCAAAGAGTCTCATTTCAAAAAGTCACTGATTTTGCCCACTATAGGTCACGCTACCTCATCCACCAAATTTGCCCCCCTAGTGACCAcgatggttaattttacatgtcaacttggctgggccacagtGCCCAGATATGTGGTCATGCATTATTCTGGATGTTCCTGTGAGAGTGCTTTTTTTGATGAGATTAACTTAAATCTGTGGAATTTGAGTAAAGCTGACtgcctccataatgtgggtgggcctcacccaatcagttgaagtcCAGAACAGAACAAAAGTCTGATCTCCCCTGAGTAAGAGACAATCCTGCAGCAGGAGGTCTTCAGACCTCCTGGATCTCCAGTCTGTCAGCCCACCCTGAAGATTTTGGACTTGCTCAACTTCTATAATCACATCAGCCAATTCCCTAAAATtaatctctccctttctctctctctctcttcctctccctccactcccaccccccatcctgaccacacacacacacacacacacacacacacacacacacacacacacacatccaattggttctttctctggagaactcagAAAAATACAGTGACTTTGCCTATTTCCAAAAATGTAATTCCCCCATGATTGAGGTTTTTCCATCCCACAGGAGATTCCAAGGATGCACCTTGGTCTCCGAAAACAGTTCTAAAGAAGACCCCAAAGGAAATACAGTAAAGTCATGGGCCCTTAATATGGGCAGGAAATTGGGGTGGTCCACAGGGAAATGAGACCCAAACATCCAGAACACTGAGCAGAAAGGAGCAAGACCTGTATCTCCAAAGCCCAGAATGAAGATGCtaaagaaggaagcagaagatgGGGTAGGATGCACACAGAGGGTATATTGGTCCAAGGCCTTGAAAGAAGGGTAGAATTTCCATCAGGGATGAGGGAAATGTGATAAACAGCTGTTCACTGTGGATGTCCAAAATCTTTTGAATATCCTCTCTTTGATGTTATCCACATCAAGAACCTCACATTGTCAATATAGAATCCAGCAAACTATACTTCCCCTTGCCACCAGGTGCAGGTCTAGAACTGCTTCCCCAGCCAGACCTACCTGTGCCTGACTTCCGTTTGGAAGTTATCTATGAGAGGAAACAGCAATGGCTGGGTTGTCATTTTTGATGGTCCTAGGGGGCAGCAGAGGTGGGATGTGCCCGCTGTTGGTGGCCACAGCAGCTTCccgagaggcagagctgggaccacGCAGGCCTGGCGGCAATGGCAGCAGGGACCCCTCCAGAAGCCAGCTCTGTGGCATGGTTCTGGGAGCTGCTTCAAGCTCTGGAGCCCCGGTTTTGTCACCTTTGAAATGGATTTtgtgctgcctccctccctgagcTAGCAAATGTGATGGAGCTTGGAAGGCAATTGGGTGTAACATGAAACAACAGCCCTAGTTACAGCTCAAAGCaggtaaaaggaagaaaactagaaTCAGAAAAGGGGAGAGGGTTTCAGAGCAAACCTATCAGGAGGAAGCCTCTATAAGACCCCTATTCCTCACCCTAAAACTTTCCCCGACTGGGACTGggtgggcagaggctgagggcaTGAGGACCCAGGTTTCCAGGTGGTATGTGGTCAAGGTAAGAATGTCCTTACCACTCTCCTACCACCTCTCCTCACTGGCCCCTGCCCCCGGTGGATGCCAAGCAGAGAGAAGTCACAGTTGGATACCTTGGGCCTTTCTGCCTCGAATGAGAAGAAATAGTCTTTGGCTCCAATTAATTAAGCAAACTGATAGAAATTCCCTGCCTAAGTCACACTTTGCATATCCATAATCTCTGCGCTACATTTTCTGTATACTTTACCCCTGGGTAAAAATTGGTGAGCATTTAAATGCTTCCTCACATAATCTTGCTAAAGCACACTCTTGCCTATAAATATTCATGCCACCGCCAAAACATTTGCAAGCTTTCCCCAAAGGTGAAATGTGTGTAATGTACTTTGTCTTCTGGGTATAAATATTATCCAATACATTTTGGTTAATAGGAATACACTAATTATTCCTGTAACCCTTTTAAAAAGGGTCATCTTCatgatgtgaatttttaaaaaatgtaattacagTAATTGGATACTTAATCtaattaaaatttgctttatcTTTAATGGGAATTTTTCTAAAGAGGGAGAATGACAATTGCCTTTTTGATAATGACTGTTTTCTTCCTGCAGGGAGATCAAGTTGGTGAAAACTGGGGAGCCAGGCAGTTTTGTGTCTGTCAGCGCCCTGCCTGGGCAAAGCCAAGTCAGTCTTTGCCTTAGGACTCAGCACTTACATAACGAATATGGGTTTTAGTTCCTGAAGAGAGTGGAGGAAAGGACGAGTGGAACCTTTTCTCTTCCAACAGAtgactctgtctccctccctagGGAGCAGCCTTCTGTTCCCCTGGACCCGTGATTGGTCCACGGTGGGAACTTGACCTCAGCCTGCTACATCAGGGTCCCTCACTGGGCTtgctggagctgaaggcagagaagcAGCTTCCCCATTTTGGGGGCCATGGTGCTGTAAGGAGTTGTAACGAATGTTCCAGGGCCTCCACTCAGATCCCGTGGTTCACCCTCAAGGTCACCTGCAGATAGCTCCTGTATACAAGTTGGGGTCCTGCATCTCTCTGCATAAGGCTGGTCTCTAACCTGGGGAGCAAGCTAGGCCTGCCGGAGAGCTATCAGCCCTAGAGCAACTCTCAGACaatgagggagggaagcagaaatGAGGTGGATGGAGAGCAAGCCTGGTGTTGAATCCAGACTCCACCCCCAAGACTCTCCTTGCTCCTTCCTGCTCCTTTGATTCTGTGGGTTGCCCTGAACCCTCCCCAGCCATATGAGTCAATACACTTCTCCCATTTTTTACATATGTGTTAAGCTTGCTGGCTAGagttggatttctttctttctttttttttttttttaaggtagttttattaaaacatggggacaggacccatgggcagaaagagctgcctagagttggatttctatttcttgccACTGAAAAGTATCATGACTTTCTCAAAGAATAAGTGAGTTTGCATGCAAAGCATTTGGAATAGAGCTTGCTTCAGATTCAATGTTAACTGCCACCATTACTACCGTTATTATTAAgtgcatattattattattcaatgtCTGACTTGCTTCCAGAAAGGAATATGGATCAAGGACCTAGAACTTAGAAAAGAgtcacagggggcgcctgggtggctcagttggttacgcatctgcctttggctcaggtcatgatcccagggtcctgggatggagccctgagtagggctccctgctcagtggggagtctgcttcttcctctgtacttaccccactcatgctctctctctctctcccttattctcaaataaatacataaaatctttaaaaaaaagagtcacaaaaGAAGTCAGTTTAATTCTACCTAATTTCctcccttttgtcttttttcataacttgaaaaaaatattattttattttgcttaaggGTCACATTCATTTTGCTATAATTTTGTTACCCAGTCTGAGTGGCATAGACAAACTGCTGAACGTGAATGTCCCGGTCAGGTTGAAGTTATGGCAGGCTCTGATAGGCGGCAAGGTCACTTTAGGACTGTCATGAGCTCCTGCTATCTTGGCCCTGATGGGTCCCCTCCTCTGtaacacatatttaaaattgtatttcatgaCTACATTGGTATAAAGACAAATATGTTACTATTATATATCAAGACATTGTCTACCTAAAAATTCATTCTTCCTTCTGgttttaagagaaattaaaacatttcagttAATAGGGTTCctgctttgtgtttctaaaacacataattgggttttttttaagattttttaaaaattttatttatttgacagagagacacagcgagagagggaacacaagcagggggagagggagagggagaagcaggctccccgctgagcaggaagcctgatgcggggctcgatcccaggaccctgggatcatgacctgagccaaaggcagacgaccaaccgaatgagccacccaggcgcccctcacataattgttttttaattgt from Zalophus californianus isolate mZalCal1 chromosome 11, mZalCal1.pri.v2, whole genome shotgun sequence harbors:
- the RIC3 gene encoding protein RIC-3 isoform X4, which gives rise to MHHCSDQIGQGLEVTDRCEGCAEDPEVFVKGFAPWSEIFRRAYILPFGCRRRLAASGGSCWREGARWRGRGREASRAASRTGRRKRTTASLSQGSRTHRGAWRGRSFQLARVRVRRRGPPCGCLAHLSLARRRPRSPRFGRRRPPARRFRFRLASAPVARAAAMAYSTVRRVALASGLVLAVSLLLPKAFLSRGKRQEPPPAPEGKLGRFPPMMHHHQPPSDGQTPGARFQRSHLAEAFAKAKGSGGGTGGGGGSGRGLMGQIIPIYGFGIFLYILYILFKLSKGKTAAEDRKCYTTTAGNTHRKITNFELVQLQEKLKETEEAMEKLINRVGPNGERF